A single Streptomyces sp. Edi2 DNA region contains:
- a CDS encoding (2Fe-2S)-binding protein, with product MTRAPAAPPAVHPVAEAYARLSAVFPGLRVTLWDAAPPSGDGWVCAAGLAAGGESLDTFLAWDDAQIVRDYGQRARPDVIASFALHRYAWPACLLITIPWFLHRRVPRLPVQDVSFQRELGRMAVRVSAFSCLPDDSAAALPGARVVPDEEALRAEVRAAVAQHLRPVLEGFRTRMRRGPRALWGMASDEIAEGLWYLGHLLGEEPRAVAELELLLPGATAPYVGSAGFRELAGPGGESLATRDRASCCMFYTLRPEDTCVTCPRTGDEERIRRLTAAT from the coding sequence ATGACTCGTGCCCCCGCCGCCCCGCCTGCCGTCCACCCCGTCGCCGAGGCCTACGCCCGGCTCTCCGCGGTCTTCCCCGGCCTGCGGGTGACTCTGTGGGACGCGGCCCCGCCCAGCGGCGACGGCTGGGTGTGCGCGGCCGGGCTCGCGGCCGGCGGCGAGAGCCTGGACACCTTCCTCGCCTGGGACGACGCGCAGATCGTGCGGGATTACGGACAGCGCGCCCGGCCGGACGTCATCGCGAGCTTCGCCCTGCACCGCTACGCCTGGCCCGCCTGCCTGCTGATCACCATCCCCTGGTTCCTGCACCGCCGGGTCCCGCGGCTGCCCGTGCAGGACGTCTCCTTCCAGCGTGAGCTGGGCAGGATGGCGGTGCGGGTCAGCGCCTTCAGCTGCCTCCCGGACGACTCCGCCGCGGCACTGCCCGGCGCCCGGGTCGTCCCGGACGAGGAGGCCCTGCGGGCGGAGGTACGGGCGGCGGTGGCCCAGCATCTCCGGCCCGTTCTGGAAGGCTTCCGCACCCGGATGCGGCGCGGGCCGCGGGCGCTGTGGGGCATGGCCTCCGACGAGATCGCGGAGGGCCTGTGGTACCTGGGGCACCTGCTGGGCGAGGAGCCGCGCGCGGTGGCCGAGCTGGAGCTGCTGCTGCCGGGTGCCACCGCTCCGTACGTGGGCAGTGCGGGATTCCGTGAACTGGCCGGGCCGGGCGGCGAGTCGCTGGCGACCCGGGACCGTGCCAGCTGCTGCATGTTCTACACACTGCGCCCCGAGGACACCTGCGTGACCTGCCCGCGCACCGGGGACGAGGAGCGCATCAGGCGGCTCACCGCGGCCACGTGA
- a CDS encoding (2Fe-2S)-binding protein → MRVTFTVNGRRQEADDVWEGESLLYVLRERMGLPGSKNACEQGECGSCTVRLDGVPVCSCLVAAGQAEGREVVTVEGLADFARQRAESGGCASGACGTSIDEAQRWQARPADSQTGEGAELSPIQQAFIDAGAVQCGFCTPGLLVAADELLERNDSPSDADIREALSGNLCRCTGYEKILDAVRLAAARGEHRTAGQGA, encoded by the coding sequence GTGCGCGTGACATTCACCGTCAACGGCCGCCGGCAGGAAGCCGACGACGTCTGGGAAGGCGAGAGCCTGCTGTACGTCCTCCGTGAGCGGATGGGCCTGCCGGGCTCCAAGAACGCCTGTGAGCAGGGCGAATGCGGGTCCTGCACGGTCCGTCTGGACGGTGTGCCGGTGTGCTCCTGCCTGGTCGCCGCAGGCCAGGCCGAGGGCCGCGAGGTGGTGACCGTCGAGGGCCTGGCGGACTTCGCCAGGCAGCGCGCCGAGAGCGGCGGCTGTGCCTCCGGCGCCTGCGGTACGAGCATCGACGAGGCCCAGCGGTGGCAGGCCCGTCCGGCGGATTCGCAGACCGGCGAGGGGGCTGAACTCTCCCCGATCCAGCAGGCGTTCATCGACGCCGGCGCGGTCCAGTGCGGCTTCTGCACCCCGGGCCTGCTGGTCGCCGCCGATGAGCTGCTGGAGCGCAACGACTCCCCGTCGGACGCCGATATCCGTGAGGCGCTGTCGGGCAACCTGTGCCGCTGCACGGGCTACGAGAAGATCCTCGACGCGGTCCGGCTGGCGGCCGCCCGCGGCGAGCACCGGACCGCCGGACAGGGGGCCTGA
- a CDS encoding XdhC/CoxI family protein produces the protein MLDIAEELHRWVKQGRDFAVATVVATHGSAPRRPGAALAVDSDGTAIGSVSGGCVEGAVYALCQEALQTGEPVLERFGYSDEDAFAVGLTCGGVIDILVQPVRTGVRSPAGGHVPGEPVGGLAPGESAGGHAPGEPVDGTARTLATGLAAAATGEAAALARIIDGPAELRGRALLVRPDGSHTGTLGGHPALDRTATALTRALLDAGRTTTIEIGAGTATEDGARGEGPGQPGGEQREGAGQPGGEQPSGEQCGRPVLLLVESSVPAPRMIVFGAIDFAAALVKVGKFLNYHVTVCDARPVFATRTRFPDADEIVVDWPHRYLDSQDLDPRTVLCVLTHDAKFDVPLLERALKLPVAYVGAMGSRRTHLDRLQRLRDTGLTELELNRLRSPIGLDLGARTPEETALSIAAEIVANRRGGTGAPLTGAHTPIHHDTARPVGRIGSVA, from the coding sequence ATGCTGGACATCGCCGAAGAGCTGCACCGGTGGGTCAAGCAGGGACGCGACTTCGCGGTGGCCACCGTGGTGGCCACCCACGGCAGCGCGCCCCGCCGCCCCGGAGCCGCCCTGGCCGTCGACAGTGACGGCACGGCGATCGGGTCGGTCTCCGGCGGATGCGTGGAGGGGGCGGTGTACGCACTGTGCCAGGAGGCGCTGCAGACCGGCGAGCCGGTCCTGGAGCGCTTCGGCTACAGCGACGAGGATGCCTTCGCCGTGGGCCTGACCTGCGGCGGAGTCATCGACATCCTCGTCCAGCCGGTACGCACGGGCGTCCGGAGCCCGGCGGGCGGCCACGTGCCGGGGGAGCCGGTCGGCGGCCTCGCGCCGGGCGAGTCGGCGGGCGGCCACGCGCCGGGCGAGCCGGTGGACGGCACCGCCCGGACGCTCGCCACCGGGCTGGCCGCCGCCGCCACCGGGGAGGCGGCGGCCCTCGCCCGGATCATCGACGGTCCCGCCGAGCTCCGCGGCCGTGCCCTGCTGGTCCGCCCCGACGGCAGCCACACCGGCACCCTCGGCGGCCACCCCGCCCTCGACCGCACCGCGACCGCCCTCACCCGCGCCCTGCTGGACGCCGGGCGCACCACGACCATCGAGATCGGGGCGGGCACGGCGACCGAGGACGGCGCCCGGGGCGAAGGCCCGGGGCAGCCGGGCGGGGAGCAGCGCGAAGGCGCAGGGCAGCCGGGCGGGGAGCAGCCGAGTGGAGAGCAGTGCGGCAGGCCCGTCCTCCTCCTCGTCGAATCCTCCGTCCCCGCGCCCCGCATGATCGTCTTCGGTGCCATCGACTTCGCCGCCGCACTGGTCAAGGTCGGCAAGTTCCTCAACTACCACGTCACGGTCTGCGACGCCCGCCCCGTCTTCGCCACCCGCACCCGCTTCCCGGACGCCGACGAGATCGTTGTCGACTGGCCGCACCGCTACCTGGACTCCCAGGACCTCGACCCCCGCACGGTGCTGTGCGTGCTGACCCACGACGCCAAGTTCGACGTACCGCTGCTGGAGCGGGCGCTCAAGCTCCCGGTCGCCTACGTCGGCGCGATGGGCTCCCGCCGCACCCACCTGGACCGCCTGCAGCGGCTGCGCGACACCGGCCTGACCGAACTCGAACTCAACCGGCTGCGCTCGCCCATAGGCCTCGACCTCGGCGCCCGCACCCCCGAGGAGACCGCGCTGTCCATCGCCGCCGAGATCGTCGCCAACCGCCGCGGCGGCACCGGCGCACCGCTGACCGGCGCGCACACCCCCATCCACCACGACACGGCCCGTCCGGTGGGGCGGATCGGGTCGGTGGCCTGA
- a CDS encoding xanthine dehydrogenase family protein subunit M, which produces MDFLRPASWEEALAAKAEHPTAVPIAGGTDVMVEINFDHRRPEYLLDLNRIGDLNEWEVGEKTVRLGASVPYTQIMENLRAELPGLALASHTVASPQIRNRGGVGGNLGTASPAGDAHPALLAAGCEVEVESVRGRRMIPIDDFYTGVKRNAMEPDELIRSVHLPKADGPQQFSKVGTRNAMVIAVCAFGIALHPETRTVRTGIGSAAPTPVRARAAEDFLAAALEEGGFWESGGPLPPSLAKQFAQLASGACNPIDDVRGSAKYRRHAVGIMARRTLGWTWESYRGKERSAQCA; this is translated from the coding sequence ATGGACTTCCTTCGCCCCGCCAGCTGGGAGGAGGCGCTCGCCGCCAAGGCCGAGCACCCTACCGCTGTGCCCATCGCGGGCGGCACGGACGTGATGGTCGAGATCAATTTCGACCACCGCCGCCCCGAGTACCTGCTCGACCTGAACCGCATCGGTGACCTGAACGAGTGGGAGGTCGGCGAGAAGACCGTACGCCTGGGTGCCTCCGTCCCGTACACGCAGATCATGGAGAACCTGCGGGCCGAACTCCCGGGCCTGGCCCTGGCCTCGCACACGGTGGCCTCCCCGCAGATCCGCAACCGCGGCGGCGTCGGCGGCAACCTCGGCACCGCCTCCCCGGCAGGCGACGCGCACCCCGCGCTGCTCGCGGCCGGCTGCGAGGTCGAGGTGGAATCCGTGCGCGGCCGCCGCATGATCCCGATCGACGACTTCTACACCGGGGTCAAGCGCAACGCCATGGAGCCCGACGAGCTGATCCGTTCGGTGCATCTGCCCAAGGCGGACGGCCCGCAGCAGTTCTCCAAGGTCGGCACCCGCAACGCCATGGTCATCGCGGTCTGCGCCTTCGGTATCGCGCTGCACCCCGAGACCCGCACGGTGCGCACCGGCATCGGCTCCGCCGCACCCACCCCCGTACGGGCCCGTGCGGCCGAGGACTTCCTCGCCGCGGCGCTGGAGGAGGGCGGCTTCTGGGAGTCGGGCGGGCCCCTCCCGCCGTCCCTCGCCAAGCAGTTCGCGCAGCTCGCCTCCGGCGCCTGCAACCCGATCGACGATGTGCGCGGCAGCGCCAAGTACCGACGCCATGCGGTCGGCATCATGGCGCGCCGCACCCTCGGCTGGACCTGGGAGTCCTACCGGGGCAAGGAGAGGAGCGCACAGTGCGCGTGA
- a CDS encoding NCS2 family permease, whose translation MTQQSTEPRTTAEDAGAGSCQPAGRSWLDRYFHISDRGSTLAQEVRGGITTFMAMCYILLLNPLILSTPDVEKNTLAHAGVVTATALAAALSTLLMGFIGKVPLALAAGLNVSAALTAQVVPHMTWPQAMGMCVVYGVVICLLVVTGLREMIMNAIPLALKHAITMGIGTFVALLGLVKAGFVGKGEGGPVTLGLNGQLSGWPVLFFCVTLLLIFMLQARKVSGAILIGIVAGSVLSIAVTRIGGLTAKDWGGTPPQLGGGAVAMPDFGLFGHVEFGGWGSIGALSVGMIVFTLVLAGFFDAMATIIGVGTEAGLADDKGRMPGLSKALFVDGAGGAIGGVAGASGQTVFIESASGVGEGARTGLSSVVTGLLFAACLFFTPVTQLVPAQVASAALVVIGSMMMSAAGHVDWRDRSVSIPVFLTVVLMPFTYSITAGVGAGVIAYVAIKAAQGKWREVGGFMWVLTAIFVLYFSLHPIEQWLGVK comes from the coding sequence ATGACCCAGCAGTCCACCGAGCCGAGGACCACGGCGGAAGACGCGGGCGCCGGCTCGTGCCAGCCCGCCGGCCGGTCCTGGCTCGACCGGTACTTCCACATCTCCGACAGAGGATCGACGCTTGCGCAAGAGGTGCGCGGCGGCATCACCACCTTCATGGCGATGTGCTACATCCTCCTGCTCAACCCGCTGATCCTGTCGACCCCGGACGTGGAGAAGAACACCCTCGCGCATGCGGGAGTGGTCACCGCGACCGCGCTGGCCGCGGCCCTCTCCACGCTGCTGATGGGCTTCATCGGCAAGGTACCGCTGGCCCTGGCGGCCGGCCTGAACGTCTCCGCCGCGCTGACCGCGCAGGTCGTCCCGCACATGACCTGGCCACAGGCAATGGGCATGTGTGTGGTCTACGGCGTGGTGATCTGCCTCCTGGTGGTCACCGGCCTCCGCGAGATGATCATGAACGCCATCCCGCTGGCGCTCAAGCACGCCATCACCATGGGCATCGGTACCTTCGTCGCCCTGCTGGGGCTGGTGAAGGCCGGTTTCGTGGGCAAGGGCGAGGGCGGCCCCGTCACCCTCGGCCTCAACGGGCAGCTGTCCGGCTGGCCGGTGCTGTTCTTCTGCGTCACCCTGCTGCTGATCTTCATGCTGCAGGCCCGCAAGGTGTCCGGCGCGATCCTCATCGGCATCGTGGCCGGCAGCGTGCTGTCCATCGCTGTGACCAGGATCGGCGGCCTCACGGCCAAGGACTGGGGCGGTACGCCGCCGCAGCTGGGCGGCGGCGCGGTCGCGATGCCCGACTTCGGCCTCTTCGGCCATGTCGAATTCGGCGGCTGGGGCTCGATCGGCGCGCTCAGCGTCGGCATGATCGTCTTCACCCTGGTGCTGGCCGGTTTCTTCGACGCCATGGCCACCATCATCGGCGTCGGTACCGAGGCCGGGCTGGCCGACGACAAGGGCCGGATGCCGGGCCTGTCCAAGGCGCTGTTCGTGGACGGCGCGGGCGGGGCGATCGGCGGGGTGGCCGGAGCCTCCGGCCAGACGGTATTCATCGAATCGGCGAGCGGTGTCGGCGAGGGAGCCCGCACCGGCCTGTCGTCCGTGGTCACCGGCCTGCTCTTCGCGGCCTGCCTGTTCTTCACCCCGGTCACCCAGCTCGTACCGGCCCAGGTCGCCTCGGCCGCCCTGGTCGTCATCGGCTCGATGATGATGAGCGCCGCCGGCCACGTGGACTGGCGCGACCGCTCGGTGTCCATCCCGGTCTTCCTGACCGTGGTCCTGATGCCGTTCACCTACAGCATCACCGCAGGTGTGGGCGCGGGCGTCATCGCCTACGTTGCCATTAAGGCGGCACAGGGCAAATGGCGCGAGGTCGGCGGCTTCATGTGGGTGCTGACCGCGATCTTCGTCCTCTACTTCTCGCTCCATCCGATCGAGCAGTGGCTGGGCGTCAAGTAA
- a CDS encoding molybdopterin cofactor-binding domain-containing protein: protein MAGKETRLATAPGRTPTSLTQGGQTKAGIGESTLRPDGTLKVTGEFAYSSDMWHEDMLWGYTLRSTTAHAEIRSIDTSEALATSGVYAVLTYDDLPTDVKNYGLEIQDTPVLAHGKVRHHGEPVALVAADHPETARRAAAKIKIDYAELPVVTDEASATAEGAPLVHENRDDHHVGHVPHPNIVHRQPIVRGNAAEAAEKADVIVSGEYVFGMQDQAFLGPESGLAVPGEDGGVDLYVATQWLHSDLRQIAPVLGLPPEKVRMTLSGVGGAFGGREDLSMQIHACLLALRTGKPVKIVYNRFESFFGHVHRHPAKLWYEHGATKDGKLTHLKCRIVLDGGAYASASPAVVGNASSLAVGPYVVDDVDIEAIALYSNNPPCGAMRGFGAVQACFAYEAQMDKVAKKLGMDPVEFRQLNAMEQGTIMPTGQPVDSPAPVAELLRRVKAMPLPPEQQWLTAGAGADVRALPGGLSNTTHGEDVVRGIGYAVGIKNVGFSEGFDDYSTARVRMEVVGGVPVATVHTAMAEVGQGGVTVHAQIARTELGVQQVTIQPADTRVGSAGSTSASRQTYVTGGAVKNTCEHVREQVLDIGRRKFGTYHPAWATAELLLEGGKVVTDGGEVLANLADVLEDEAVDLELEWRHRPTEPFDLHTGQGNGHVQYSFAAHRAVVEVDTGLGLVKVIELACAQDVGKALNPLSVVGQIQGGTTQGLGVAVMEEIIVDPKTAKVRNPSFTDYLIPTILDTPTIPVDVLELADEHAPYGLRGIGEAPTLSSTPAVLAAIRNATGLELNKTPVRPEHLTGT from the coding sequence ATGGCAGGTAAGGAGACCCGCCTCGCGACGGCTCCGGGCCGCACGCCCACGAGCCTCACCCAGGGCGGCCAGACCAAGGCCGGCATCGGTGAGTCCACGCTGCGGCCCGACGGCACCCTCAAGGTGACCGGCGAGTTCGCCTACTCCTCGGACATGTGGCACGAGGACATGCTGTGGGGCTACACCCTGCGTTCCACCACGGCGCACGCCGAGATCAGGTCGATCGACACGTCCGAGGCGCTGGCGACCTCCGGGGTCTACGCCGTCCTGACCTACGACGACCTGCCCACCGACGTGAAGAACTACGGCCTGGAGATCCAGGACACGCCGGTGCTCGCGCACGGCAAGGTACGCCACCACGGGGAGCCGGTCGCGCTGGTCGCCGCCGACCATCCGGAGACCGCGCGCCGCGCCGCCGCCAAAATCAAGATCGACTACGCCGAGCTGCCGGTCGTCACCGACGAGGCCTCCGCCACCGCCGAGGGCGCCCCGCTGGTCCACGAGAACCGCGACGACCACCACGTGGGCCATGTCCCGCACCCGAACATCGTCCACCGCCAGCCGATCGTCCGCGGCAACGCCGCCGAGGCCGCCGAGAAGGCCGACGTCATCGTCTCCGGCGAGTACGTCTTCGGCATGCAGGACCAGGCCTTCCTCGGCCCGGAGTCCGGCCTCGCGGTGCCCGGCGAGGACGGCGGCGTCGATCTGTACGTCGCGACCCAGTGGCTGCACTCCGACCTGCGCCAGATCGCCCCCGTCCTCGGCCTGCCGCCGGAGAAGGTGCGGATGACGCTCTCCGGCGTCGGCGGCGCGTTCGGCGGCCGCGAGGACCTGTCGATGCAGATCCACGCCTGCCTCCTGGCGCTGCGCACCGGCAAGCCCGTCAAGATCGTCTACAACCGGTTCGAGTCCTTCTTCGGACACGTCCACCGGCACCCGGCGAAGCTCTGGTACGAGCACGGCGCCACCAAGGACGGCAAGCTCACCCACCTCAAGTGCCGCATCGTGCTGGACGGCGGCGCCTATGCCTCCGCCTCCCCGGCCGTCGTCGGCAACGCCTCCTCGCTCGCCGTGGGCCCGTACGTGGTCGACGACGTCGACATCGAGGCCATCGCGCTGTACTCCAACAACCCGCCCTGCGGCGCGATGCGCGGCTTCGGCGCCGTCCAGGCCTGCTTCGCCTACGAGGCGCAGATGGACAAGGTCGCCAAGAAGCTGGGCATGGACCCGGTCGAGTTCCGGCAGCTCAACGCCATGGAGCAGGGCACGATCATGCCCACGGGCCAGCCCGTCGACTCCCCGGCCCCGGTCGCCGAACTCCTGCGCCGCGTCAAGGCGATGCCGCTCCCGCCGGAGCAGCAGTGGCTGACGGCCGGGGCGGGCGCCGATGTCCGGGCGCTGCCCGGCGGGCTGTCCAACACCACCCACGGCGAGGACGTGGTCCGCGGCATCGGCTACGCCGTCGGCATCAAGAACGTCGGCTTCTCCGAGGGCTTCGACGACTACTCCACCGCCCGGGTGCGGATGGAGGTCGTCGGCGGGGTGCCGGTCGCCACCGTCCACACCGCGATGGCGGAGGTCGGCCAGGGCGGTGTCACCGTCCATGCCCAGATCGCCCGTACGGAGCTGGGGGTCCAGCAGGTCACCATCCAGCCGGCCGACACCCGGGTCGGCTCGGCCGGTTCGACGTCCGCCTCCCGCCAGACCTATGTCACCGGCGGCGCGGTCAAGAACACCTGTGAGCACGTCCGCGAGCAGGTCCTCGACATCGGCCGGCGCAAGTTCGGCACCTACCACCCGGCGTGGGCGACCGCCGAACTCCTGCTGGAGGGCGGCAAGGTCGTCACCGACGGCGGTGAGGTGCTGGCCAACCTGGCGGACGTCCTGGAGGACGAGGCGGTCGACCTGGAGCTGGAGTGGCGGCACCGCCCGACCGAGCCCTTCGACCTGCACACCGGCCAGGGCAACGGCCACGTCCAGTACTCCTTCGCGGCCCACCGCGCGGTCGTCGAGGTGGACACCGGACTCGGCCTGGTCAAGGTCATCGAGCTGGCCTGCGCCCAGGACGTCGGCAAGGCGCTCAACCCGCTGTCCGTGGTCGGCCAGATCCAGGGCGGGACCACCCAGGGGCTGGGCGTGGCGGTCATGGAGGAGATCATCGTCGACCCCAAGACCGCGAAGGTGCGCAACCCCTCCTTCACGGACTACCTGATCCCCACGATTCTCGACACCCCGACCATCCCGGTCGATGTGCTCGAACTCGCCGACGAGCACGCGCCGTACGGGCTGCGTGGCATCGGTGAGGCCCCCACCCTGTCGTCCACCCCGGCCGTCCTCGCGGCGATCCGGAACGCGACCGGGCTGGAGCTCAACAAGACGCCGGTGCGGCCCGAACACCTCACCGGCACGTAG
- a CDS encoding GntR family transcriptional regulator has translation MEQGTAEQEPCAGAWVPAQAGPAVPRRHSVRGQVLTALRHALVAGELAPGEVYSAPALAECYGVSATPVREAMQQLAGEGAVEVVPNRGFRVAERSPRDLAELAEVRAMLEVPAVVRLARALPPERWEELRPLADAGVAAAARGDRIGYAEADHAFHDALMSLTGNRRLTEVTGDLLRRAQWPPAGGPRRRTAELLADASEHTALLDALVAQEYAVAERITREHVSVARHPH, from the coding sequence ATGGAGCAGGGCACAGCGGAACAGGAGCCGTGCGCCGGGGCGTGGGTGCCCGCGCAGGCCGGCCCCGCCGTGCCCCGGCGGCACTCCGTCCGCGGCCAGGTACTGACCGCGCTGCGCCATGCGCTGGTCGCCGGGGAGCTGGCCCCGGGCGAGGTCTACTCCGCGCCCGCGCTCGCCGAGTGCTACGGGGTCTCCGCGACCCCGGTCAGGGAGGCCATGCAGCAGCTCGCGGGGGAAGGCGCCGTCGAGGTCGTGCCCAACCGTGGCTTCCGGGTCGCCGAGCGCAGCCCCCGTGACCTCGCCGAGCTGGCCGAGGTCCGGGCGATGCTGGAGGTGCCCGCGGTCGTCCGGCTGGCCCGGGCGCTGCCCCCCGAGCGCTGGGAGGAGCTGCGCCCGCTCGCCGATGCGGGCGTCGCGGCCGCCGCCCGCGGTGACCGCATCGGCTACGCCGAGGCCGACCACGCCTTCCACGACGCCCTGATGTCGCTCACCGGCAACCGCAGGCTCACCGAGGTCACCGGCGATCTGCTCCGCCGCGCCCAGTGGCCCCCGGCCGGCGGCCCCCGGCGGCGTACGGCCGAGCTGCTGGCCGACGCCTCCGAGCACACGGCGCTGCTCGACGCCCTGGTCGCCCAGGAGTACGCGGTGGCCGAGCGGATCACCCGCGAGCATGTGTCGGTGGCGCGCCACCCGCACTGA
- a CDS encoding PucR family transcriptional regulator ligand-binding domain-containing protein, with protein MRLRALLDTHTLGLRLLGGEEELDRTVRGVMTTDLRDPSRYLSGGELVLTGLAWRREPEDSERFVRILATAGVAGLAAGEAELGSVPDDLVQACLRHRLPLFSVVEDVSFASITEHVVRQVSSERAGDLAAVVDRHRRLMTSGPTGGGPEVVLDLLGSDLDLRAWVLSPTGRQIAGSTLADSGPELSGELAARLAGEHLAAARSGRRGPHRVTVESAATGAADEVRGKPGEGRRPGDGPASSTFSLFPIRHEGRDLRRTLLSDWLLAVEADAGDWSEERLDLLHGVTQLIVVERDRRDAARTVRRRLAQEVLELVQTGAPPAEIAARLRVAAPVLLPGLGAAPHWQIVVARVEWEDGEVPGGPVAQSLLEEMLVDPGTFGPEPSDRIAVAHTGDEAVALVPLPVPDEPGAASAAGLHAGELLSAVRQPLGRGLADDGRLTVGVSAAVHSAEGLRGALEEARHARRVAAARPGRVCAAGHEELASHVLLLPFVPDDVRRAFTARLLDPLRDYDRKHRAELIPTLEAFLDCDGSWTRCASRLHLHVNTLRYRVGRIEQLTGRDLARLEDKLDFFLALRMS; from the coding sequence ATGCGGCTCCGCGCACTCCTGGACACCCACACCCTTGGCCTCCGGCTGCTCGGGGGCGAGGAAGAGCTGGACCGCACGGTACGCGGCGTGATGACCACCGACCTGCGCGACCCCAGCCGCTACCTCTCCGGCGGCGAACTGGTGCTGACGGGCCTGGCGTGGCGCCGTGAACCGGAGGACTCCGAACGATTCGTGCGCATCCTGGCCACCGCGGGAGTCGCCGGGCTCGCGGCGGGCGAGGCGGAACTCGGCTCGGTCCCCGACGACCTCGTACAGGCCTGCCTCCGCCACCGGCTGCCGCTGTTCTCCGTCGTCGAGGACGTCTCGTTCGCCTCCATCACCGAGCATGTCGTCCGCCAGGTCTCCAGCGAACGGGCCGGCGATCTGGCGGCCGTGGTGGACCGCCACCGGCGGCTGATGACGTCGGGCCCCACGGGCGGCGGCCCCGAGGTGGTCCTGGACCTGCTCGGCTCCGACCTGGATCTGCGGGCCTGGGTGCTCTCCCCCACGGGCCGGCAGATCGCGGGCTCCACGCTGGCGGACTCCGGGCCCGAACTCTCCGGTGAACTGGCCGCCCGGCTCGCGGGCGAGCATCTGGCGGCGGCCCGTTCCGGCCGCCGGGGCCCGCACCGCGTCACGGTCGAGAGCGCCGCGACAGGGGCTGCGGACGAGGTCCGGGGGAAGCCCGGTGAGGGACGGCGTCCCGGCGACGGGCCGGCCAGCTCCACCTTCTCCCTCTTCCCGATCCGCCACGAGGGCCGTGATCTGCGCCGGACGCTGCTGAGCGACTGGCTGCTGGCCGTCGAGGCGGACGCCGGAGACTGGTCCGAAGAACGCCTTGACCTGCTGCACGGGGTCACCCAGCTGATCGTCGTGGAACGCGACCGGCGCGACGCCGCCCGTACGGTGCGCCGCCGGCTCGCCCAGGAGGTGCTGGAGCTCGTCCAGACCGGTGCACCGCCCGCCGAAATCGCGGCCCGGCTGCGGGTGGCGGCCCCGGTGCTGCTGCCCGGCCTGGGCGCCGCACCGCACTGGCAGATCGTGGTGGCCAGGGTCGAGTGGGAGGACGGCGAGGTGCCCGGCGGTCCGGTGGCGCAGAGCCTGCTGGAGGAAATGCTGGTCGACCCCGGCACCTTCGGCCCGGAGCCCTCCGACCGCATCGCGGTGGCACACACCGGCGACGAGGCGGTGGCACTGGTGCCGCTGCCCGTCCCGGACGAGCCCGGTGCCGCCTCGGCGGCCGGTCTGCACGCCGGTGAGCTGCTGTCCGCCGTCCGGCAGCCGCTCGGCCGCGGTCTGGCGGACGACGGGCGGCTGACGGTCGGGGTGAGCGCCGCGGTCCACTCCGCCGAGGGGCTGCGCGGCGCCCTGGAGGAGGCCCGGCACGCCCGCAGGGTCGCCGCGGCCCGCCCGGGCCGGGTCTGCGCCGCCGGGCACGAGGAGCTGGCCTCGCACGTCCTGCTACTGCCCTTCGTGCCGGACGACGTCCGACGGGCCTTCACCGCCCGCCTCCTGGACCCGCTGCGCGACTACGACCGCAAGCACCGCGCCGAGCTGATCCCCACCCTGGAGGCGTTCTTGGACTGCGACGGCTCCTGGACCCGCTGCGCCAGCCGCCTCCACCTGCACGTCAACACCCTCCGCTACCGGGTGGGCCGCATCGAGCAGCTGACCGGCCGCGATCTGGCCCGCCTGGAGGACAAGCTCGACTTCTTCCTGGCGCTGCGGATGAGCTGA